The following are encoded in a window of Sphaerisporangium siamense genomic DNA:
- the pqqB gene encoding pyrroloquinoline quinone biosynthesis protein PqqB, translating into MRVQLLGTAAGGGVPQWNCACPGCTGARAHPDRRRRHASLAVETGGGRTYIVNATPDIGDQIEAYEALHPGPERRHTPVAGLILTDAELDHTLGVARLREAGKLEIWSTPVVREALTERLMLGEVLAPYTGLSWHDVPVSGDAPLAGGVEAGAVPISPKRPRYAAGPPDGQPWVIALRLSDRDTGATLIYAPAMGAWAPGLEAAMAAADCVIVDGTFWDDEEPRRTGISRKTAIEMGHLPIEATAERLSRLPGRVLYTHLNNTNPLVDPEAPQHRVLADLGVGVAAEGTVIEL; encoded by the coding sequence ATGCGCGTGCAGCTTCTCGGTACCGCCGCGGGCGGCGGCGTCCCTCAGTGGAACTGCGCGTGTCCCGGATGCACCGGGGCACGCGCCCACCCGGACCGCCGCCGGCGGCACGCGTCCCTGGCCGTCGAGACCGGCGGGGGCCGTACCTACATCGTCAACGCCACCCCCGACATCGGCGACCAGATCGAGGCGTACGAGGCCCTGCACCCGGGGCCCGAGCGCCGCCACACGCCGGTCGCCGGGCTGATCCTCACCGACGCCGAACTCGACCACACGCTCGGCGTCGCCCGCCTGCGCGAGGCGGGCAAGCTGGAGATCTGGTCCACGCCCGTGGTCCGCGAGGCCCTGACCGAGCGCCTCATGCTCGGCGAGGTGCTCGCCCCGTACACCGGGCTGAGCTGGCACGACGTCCCCGTCTCCGGCGACGCCCCGCTCGCCGGCGGCGTGGAGGCCGGCGCCGTGCCGATCTCGCCCAAGCGTCCCCGGTACGCCGCGGGGCCGCCGGACGGGCAGCCGTGGGTGATCGCCCTGCGGCTCTCCGACCGCGACACCGGCGCGACCCTGATCTACGCGCCCGCGATGGGCGCCTGGGCTCCCGGCCTGGAGGCCGCGATGGCCGCCGCCGACTGCGTGATCGTCGACGGCACCTTCTGGGACGACGAGGAGCCCCGACGGACCGGAATATCCCGAAAGACGGCCATCGAGATGGGCCACCTGCCGATCGAGGCGACCGCGGAACGGCTGTCGCGGCTGCCCGGCCGGGTGCTCTACACCCATCTCAACAACACCAATCCCCTCGTCGACCCGGAGGCCCCGCAGCACCGCGTGCTCGCGGACCTGGGGGTCGGGGTGGCGGCGGAAGGAACGGTGATAGAGCTGTGA
- the pqqD gene encoding pyrroloquinoline quinone biosynthesis peptide chaperone PqqD encodes MSGDWRPALASSIMLRHDAVRDADLLVMPERIVVLNGQAASVVRLCDGTRTVADIVAELSDGLPPEAPVGRDVGEFLDRVRAEGWLR; translated from the coding sequence GTGAGCGGCGACTGGCGTCCGGCGCTCGCCTCATCGATCATGCTCAGGCACGACGCGGTGCGGGACGCCGACCTGCTGGTGATGCCCGAGCGCATCGTCGTGCTGAACGGCCAGGCCGCCTCGGTGGTCCGGCTGTGCGACGGCACCCGGACGGTCGCCGACATCGTCGCCGAGCTGAGCGACGGCCTCCCCCCGGAGGCCCCGGTCGGCAGGGACGTCGGCGAGTTCCTCGACCGGGTGCGCGCCGAGGGCTGGCTGCGGTGA
- a CDS encoding alpha/beta fold hydrolase, protein MSTPRFLALPPGVSPQRVETPVGSFAALEALPVRGVPERWPALLVPGYSGSKEDFIAILETLAQAGRRVVAIDMRGQYETKGPDDPAAYTCEALGEDIDAVADVVGAGEPVHLLGHSFGGLVTREAVIGGVMKPASHTLMSSGPAGITGTREKTARLMLRMLPEVGLEEIWASRLEPEALASGVPDEIVAFLRRRLFANSLTGLVAMAEEVLAAHDRLDDLCELDVATLVLYGEHDDGWPPALQAEMAKRLCAECVVVPGSMHSPAVEAPETTAHALTRFWNAAEHRLLHTG, encoded by the coding sequence GTGAGTACGCCACGTTTCCTGGCCCTCCCGCCGGGGGTCAGCCCGCAGCGCGTCGAGACCCCCGTGGGCTCTTTCGCGGCGCTGGAGGCCCTGCCCGTCCGTGGTGTTCCCGAACGCTGGCCGGCCCTCCTGGTTCCCGGATACTCGGGCAGCAAAGAGGATTTCATCGCGATCCTGGAGACGCTCGCCCAGGCCGGGCGGCGCGTCGTCGCGATCGACATGCGCGGCCAGTACGAGACCAAGGGCCCCGACGACCCCGCCGCCTACACCTGTGAGGCGCTCGGCGAGGACATCGACGCCGTCGCCGACGTCGTGGGCGCCGGCGAGCCGGTCCACCTGCTCGGGCACTCCTTCGGCGGTCTGGTCACCCGGGAGGCCGTGATCGGCGGCGTGATGAAGCCGGCCTCCCACACACTGATGAGCTCGGGCCCGGCGGGCATCACCGGCACCCGCGAGAAGACGGCCCGGCTCATGCTGCGCATGCTGCCCGAGGTCGGCCTCGAAGAGATCTGGGCGAGCCGCCTGGAGCCTGAGGCCCTCGCGTCCGGCGTCCCGGACGAGATCGTGGCGTTCCTGCGGCGGCGCCTGTTCGCCAACTCGCTCACCGGCCTGGTCGCCATGGCCGAGGAGGTCCTCGCCGCCCACGACCGCCTGGACGACCTGTGCGAGCTGGACGTCGCCACGCTCGTCCTGTACGGCGAGCACGACGACGGCTGGCCGCCCGCCCTGCAGGCCGAGATGGCCAAGCGGCTGTGCGCCGAGTGCGTGGTCGTGCCGGGCTCGATGCACTCCCCGGCCGTCGAGGCCCCCGAGACCACCGCCCACGCCCTCACGCGCTTCTGGAACGCCGCCGAGCACCGGCTCCTGCACACCGGCTGA
- the pqqC gene encoding pyrroloquinoline-quinone synthase PqqC, which translates to MNSRPWTAAEFEARLRAVPEHAYHDRHPFNVRMHEGTLTPEQIRGWILNRFHYQRHIPIKDAYVLAKLDTPELRRMWVRRIHDHDGRRAGEGGIERWLRLGEAAGLDRKELLSGEGVLPGVRLAVEGYVNLCRLGSPIEAVAASLTELSAPGLMRTRIDAFERHYTWISPDGLRYFQNRIFQGGQDSGEALALVLQWARDRTDQEKAVAALAYKCDVLWSLLDAVDREYR; encoded by the coding sequence GTGAACTCCCGGCCCTGGACGGCGGCGGAGTTCGAGGCGCGCCTGCGCGCGGTCCCCGAACATGCCTACCACGACCGGCATCCGTTCAACGTGCGCATGCACGAGGGCACGCTGACGCCCGAGCAGATCCGCGGCTGGATACTCAACCGGTTCCACTACCAGCGGCACATCCCGATCAAGGACGCCTACGTGCTGGCCAAGCTGGACACCCCCGAGCTGCGCCGCATGTGGGTGCGCCGCATCCACGACCACGACGGCAGGCGCGCCGGCGAGGGCGGCATCGAGCGCTGGCTGCGCCTCGGCGAGGCCGCGGGGCTGGACCGCAAGGAGCTGCTGTCCGGCGAGGGCGTCCTGCCCGGCGTCCGGCTGGCGGTCGAGGGGTACGTCAACCTGTGCCGTCTCGGCTCGCCGATCGAGGCCGTCGCCGCGTCGCTGACCGAGCTGTCCGCGCCCGGCCTGATGCGCACCCGCATCGACGCCTTCGAGCGCCACTACACCTGGATCAGCCCCGACGGGCTCCGGTACTTCCAGAACCGGATCTTCCAGGGCGGCCAGGACTCGGGGGAGGCGCTGGCGCTGGTCCTGCAGTGGGCCCGCGACCGCACCGACCAGGAGAAGGCCGTCGCCGCCCTCGCCTACAAGTGCGACGTGCTGTGGTCGCTGCTGGACGCGGTGGACCGGGAGTACCGGTGA
- the pqqE gene encoding pyrroloquinoline quinone biosynthesis protein PqqE, giving the protein MTVPPPWAMLAELTHACPLHCPYCSNPVELVGRARELDTAGWTRVMAEAGALGIVHAHLSGGEPLLRRDLDLIVAAAEAAGIYTQLVTSGVGLDRARLAELAGAGLRSVQLSVQDATAETSDHLAGARSFAAKRRAAALVREAGLPFGLNVVLHRHNLDSLDEIIALAVEWGADRVELANTQFYGWALRNRAALLPTRDQLRRAERTLDAWRARLPGTPELVWVVPDYFEGVPKPCMGGWGAVSLTVAPDGSVLPCPGAYTLPGLTFPNVRERGLRWIWEESGAFHAYRGTAWMGGPCSGCPRREDDFGGCRCQAYAITGDAARTDPACALSPDHHLIRRLTDDTPPDDRTPLVYRRPRRGRA; this is encoded by the coding sequence GTGACGGTCCCGCCGCCGTGGGCGATGCTGGCCGAGCTCACCCACGCCTGCCCGTTGCACTGCCCCTACTGCTCCAACCCCGTGGAGCTGGTCGGCCGCGCCCGCGAGCTGGACACCGCCGGGTGGACGCGGGTCATGGCCGAGGCCGGGGCGCTCGGGATCGTGCACGCCCACCTGTCGGGCGGCGAGCCGCTGCTGCGCCGCGACCTGGACCTGATCGTCGCCGCGGCCGAGGCCGCCGGGATCTACACCCAGCTCGTCACCAGCGGCGTCGGGCTCGACCGCGCCCGGCTGGCCGAGCTGGCCGGGGCGGGCCTGCGCAGCGTCCAGCTCTCGGTGCAGGACGCGACCGCCGAGACCTCCGATCATCTGGCGGGCGCGCGGTCCTTCGCCGCCAAGCGGCGGGCCGCCGCCCTGGTGCGGGAGGCCGGGCTGCCGTTCGGGTTGAACGTCGTGCTGCACCGGCACAACCTCGACTCCCTCGACGAGATCATCGCGCTCGCCGTGGAGTGGGGCGCCGACCGGGTCGAGCTGGCCAACACCCAGTTCTACGGCTGGGCGCTGCGCAACCGCGCCGCGCTGCTCCCCACGCGCGACCAGCTCCGGCGGGCCGAGCGGACGCTGGACGCCTGGCGGGCCCGCCTGCCGGGAACACCCGAGCTGGTCTGGGTGGTGCCCGACTATTTCGAGGGCGTCCCCAAGCCCTGCATGGGCGGCTGGGGCGCGGTCTCGCTCACGGTCGCCCCGGACGGCTCCGTGCTGCCCTGTCCGGGCGCCTACACCCTTCCCGGGCTGACGTTCCCCAACGTGCGCGAGCGCGGCCTGCGGTGGATCTGGGAGGAGTCAGGCGCGTTCCACGCCTACCGGGGCACCGCCTGGATGGGCGGCCCCTGCTCCGGATGCCCGCGCAGGGAGGACGACTTCGGCGGCTGCCGCTGCCAGGCGTACGCGATCACCGGCGACGCCGCCCGCACCGACCCCGCCTGCGCGCTGTCCCCCGACCACCACCTGATCCGCCGCCTCACCGACGACACCCCGCCCGACGACCGGACCCCGCTGGTCTACCGCCGTCCGCGGCGCGGCCGCGCCTGA